One segment of Ricinus communis isolate WT05 ecotype wild-type chromosome 8, ASM1957865v1, whole genome shotgun sequence DNA contains the following:
- the LOC8264880 gene encoding lysM domain receptor-like kinase 4 has protein sequence MSFLWFLILVYPSSIQAQQYYDKSDCLEGTNNPGSRYICNSNPKSCSTFLVYRANQHFNTISNVSRLFQRDSEELLRLNNLSFPSEILEQGREVLVPVTCSCIGTFFQVSISYKVPDKTTLSEIACSLFEGLVKLHTLIEENPSENNDIKVDSELDIPLRCACPDKLSTRSEVQYLVTYPLLEGDALNVLSQKFGISTIDLWAANHLEPLPTVYPNTTILVPLKKPPVINFNIPSSPPPIPGFLPTITVENTTSTKLMTLYVSVSVVGFCLIIISLVACGCYAKVFRKRKIDKLQSFNTRSSPSSPRSGQIGSSGTSCISPDLLVGIKYSLKNYSIDDLRKATEDFSKENKIGDRAYKGLINNVEMMVKQLKFEETRQIIDVHSKINHINIVKLIGVCYGDNDFSWSYLVFELPVNGSLRDCLSKSSSSLRWHRRTQIAFDIATGLHYLHYCIFPSYAHMSVNSRNIFVTANGRAKLANIKSTAESTTGNQDTQNAEGWTVPESILYGSASDKVDTFAFGVVLLELLSGREDTDGKLSKECIGFLGGDASEGGCFEQLQSFIDPCLKEDYPLSEALCLSVLAKACVADDPLHRPSMDNILKVLVRLV, from the coding sequence ATGTCGTTCCTCTGGTTTCTGATCTTGGTATACCCCAGTTCAATCCAAGCTCAACAATATTATGACAAGTCAGACTGTTTAGAAGGTACCAACAATCCAGGTTCAAGATATATTTGCAATTCCAACCCAAAATCATGCTCTACGTTTCTAGTCTACAGAGCCAATCAACATTTCAATACTATCTCAAATGTTTCTCGCTTGTTTCAAAGAGATTCCGAAGAGCTGCTTCGCTTGAATAATCTTTCGTTTCCATCAGAAATACTCGAACAAGGCAGAGAAGTTCTAGTTCCTGTAACCTGCTCTTGTATAGGTACTTTCTTTCAGGTAAGTATCAGTTACAAGGTTCCtgacaaaacaactctatCAGAAATTGCTTGTTCTCTTTTTGAAGGTTTAGTTAAGTTGCATACCCTTATTGAGGAAAACCCATCTGAAAACAATGATATTAAGGTTGATTCAGAACTTGATATTCCTTTGAGATGTGCATGTCCTGATAAGTTGAGTACTAGAAGTGAAGTTCAGTACCTTGTCACATATCCTTTACTAGAAGGAGATGCACTAAATGTTCTCAGCCAGAAATTTGGTATATCTACTATAGATTTATGGGCAGCTAATCACTTGGAACCTTTGCCTACAGTTTATCCAAACACCACAATTTTAGTTCCCTTGAAGAAGCCTCCTGTCATCAATTTCAATATCCCAAGTTCTCCACCTCCAATTCCTGGTTTTCTTCCAACAATTACAGTAGAAAATACCACCAGTACAAAGTTGATGACTTTGTATGTTTCAGTTTCAGTTGTTGGGTTTTgtctaataattatatcattGGTTGCTTGTGGGTGCTATGCAAAGGTCTTccgcaaaagaaaaattgataagTTACAATCCTTCAATACTAGAAGCTCTCCAAGCTCTCCTAGATCAGGTCAAATAGGAAGCTCTGGAACTTCTTGTATATCCCCTGATCTTCTTGTTGGGATTAAATACTCCTTGAAAAATTATAGCATAGATGACCTCAGGAAAGCAACAGAAGATTTCAGTAAAGAAAACAAGATTGGGGATCGAGCTTACAAGGGCTTGATCAATAATGTTGAAATGATGGTGAAGCAATTGAAGTTCGAAGAGACTCGCCAAATTATCGATGTACATTCGAAAATAAATCACATCAATATTGTGAAGTTAATTGGTGTGTGTTATGGAGACAATGATTTCTCTTGGTCTTACCTTGTGTTTGAGTTACCCGTCAATGGCAGCTTGAGAGATTGCTTGTCTAAGTCATCTAGTTCTCTTCGTTGGCATAGGCGAACACAGATAGCTTTCGACATTGCTACAGGTCTTCACTACCTGCATTATTGCATATTTCCTTCTTATGCACACATGAGTGTCAACAGcagaaatatttttgtaacaGCAAATGGGAGGGCAAAGCTtgcaaatataaaatctaCTGCTGAATCGACAACAGGAAATCAGGACACACAGAATGCTGAAGGATGGACTGTGCCAGAGTCCATCCTTTACGGCTCAGCTTCTGATAAAGTAGACACTTTTGCATTTGGGGTAGTTTTGCTTGAGCTTTTGTCAGGAAGAGAGGATACTGATGGAAAATTATCCAAAGAGTGCATTGGATTTTTAGGAGGTGATGCCAGTGAAGGTGGCTGTTTCGAACAATTGCAGAGCTTCATTGATCCATGTCTGAAGGAGGATTATCCTCTTTCTGAAGCACTATGTTTGTCTGTTTTAGCAAAGGCATGTGTTGCAGATGACCCTTTGCATAGGCCATCTATGGACAACATATTAAAAGTCCTTGTCAGATTGGTATGA
- the LOC8264853 gene encoding alpha carbonic anhydrase 7, which yields MEKPATLFLLFIFLFAFLLHALPTTSKEVGDEKEFSYEKNDEKGPARWGELTEEWKTCSSGSMQSPIDLPINQRVQLASSTEGLNRNYSASDAILKNTGHDIELEWEAGAGTIEINGTEYTLKQLHWHSPSEHTINGRRFAIEMHMVHESKDGKIAVIAFLYTIGRPDFFLSHLTDHIRKVAGSEGKETMVGTVDPEDFKIQNIMYYYRYMGSLTTPPCHESVVWTVLKKVRTVSIQQVSLLQEAVDGEPGWNARPTQQTNGRPIHLYVSEDNGHH from the exons ATGGAAAAACCAGCAACCCTATTCTTGTTGTTCATTTTCTTGTTTGCATTTCTTTTGCATGCCCTTCCAACAACATCTAAAGAAGTTG GTGATGAGAAAGAGTTTAGTTATGAAAAGAATGACGAAAAGGGGCCAGCTCGATGGGGAGAGCTTACTGAAGAATGGAAAACATGCAGCAGTGGATCCATGCAGTCTCCAATAGATTTGCCGATCAACCAAAGAGTTCAATTGGCTTCCTCTACAGAGGGACTTAACAGAAACTACAGTGCCTCTGATGCCATACTTAAGAATACGGGCCATGATATTGAG CTAGAATGGGAGGCTGGAGCAGGAACTATTGAAATAAACGGAACTGAATATACTCTAAAACAATTGCACTGGCACTCACCTTCTGAGCATACCATCAATGGCCGGAG ATTTGCCATAGAGATGCATATGGTTCATGAAAGCAAAGATGGAAAGATTGCTGTGATTGCGTTCTTGTACACAATAGGAAGACCAGACTTTTTCTTGTCACAT CTGACAGACCATATTAGAAAGGTTGCTGGCTCCGAAGGAAAAGAGACAATGGTGGGAACCGTTGATCCAGAGGACTTCAAGATACAGAATATAATGTATTATTATAGATACATGGGATCTCTTACAACTCCGCCATGCCATGAGAGCGTCGTCTGGACTGTTCTGAAAAAG GTGAGGACTGTTAGCATACAACAAGTGAGTTTGCTCCAAGAAGCAGTGGATGGG GAGCCGGGTTGGAATGCAAGACCAACTCAACAAACAAATGGACGTCCAATTCATCTTTATGTATCAGAAGATAATGGTCATcactaa
- the LOC8264854 gene encoding alpha carbonic anhydrase 7, translated as MGKLAIQILFLTFFFAFLLHTLPTTSQEVENEREFDYEKNGERGPARWGELHEEWRACSNGSMQSPIDMLNERVEVVSHLGRLNRSYEPSNATLKNRGHDMMLEWENGAGTIEINGTEYILRQCHWHSPSEHTLDGRRFALELHMVHESPDGKVAVVGVMYTIGRPDSFLLSLTDHLRSISGTEEEERVVGIINPKDIKIGSRKYYRYMGSLTVPPCTENVIWTIVKKVRTVTREQVSLLRVAVHDESDTNARPLQQINGRSVHLYRPEENNDD; from the exons ATGGGAAAACTAGCAATACAAATCTTGTTTCTCACtttcttctttgcatttctGTTGCATACCCTTCCAACGACATCTCAAGAAGTTG aaaatgaaagagaatttgattatgagaaaaatgGCGAAAGAGGGCCAGCTCGATGGGGAGAGCTTCATGAAGAATGGAGAGCATGTAGCAATGGATCAATGCAATCTCCAATCGATATGCTCAATGAAAGGGTTGAAGTAGTTTCTCATTTAGGGAGGCTTAACAGAAGCTACGAGCCCTCCAATGCCACTCTTAAGAATAGGGGTCATGATATGATG TTGGAATGGGAAAACGGCGCTGGAACTATTGAAATAAATGGTACTGAATATATTCTCCGACAATGTCACTGGCACTCACCTTCTGAGCACACCCTCGATGGAAGAAG GTTTGCTCTGGAATTGCACATGGTTCATGAAAGCCCAGATGGAAAGGTCGCGGTGGTTGGGGTTATGTACACAATAGGAAGACCAGACTCTTTCTTGCTATCT CTGACAGACCATTTAAGATCGATTTCCGGcactgaagaagaagagagagtgGTGGGCATAATTAATCCAAAGGACATAAAGATAGGAAGCAGAAAGTACTACAGATACATGGGATCCCTGACAGTTCCTCCTTGCACTGAGAATGTTATTTGGACTATTGTTAAAAAG GTGAGAACTGTTACTAGAGAACAAGTGAGTCTGCTTCGAGTAGCAGTTCATGAT GAATCGGATACGAATGCAAGACCATTACAGCAAATAAATGGACGATCAGTGCATCTTTACAGACcagaagaaaataatgatgaCTAA